The following proteins are co-located in the Imtechella halotolerans genome:
- a CDS encoding MGH1-like glycoside hydrolase domain-containing protein yields the protein MINKALATGIVGFSLFISCEKQPTGLMDKNQFLNLETSRNVLDFQGTPQNVKDRDMLMYSDQGAWFAYSFSDLPSYGGFSGPFLMTQQNGVWVSKQLAQIELTDKDGTPLIDWQNDSQQLESYTSHLMQEFKNERATVNQQLVFSSPHTALQQIELTNLSNQSMEVTLTVSGRVFEGLDITLEKEGSYIKLLSKKSQAVGYIGVIGERPLLAVTDSTSYTLKKPTFKLGPKEVKKIVITNTFIFPEYSWNKEKNYLEEIDFDAVLLERKIEKNKELSTVFGYMNPDLVSQAHRMVLAKSILTLQNNWRIPAGELKHQGLFPSYHYEWFHGFWSWDSWKHAVGLSFYNEGLAKDQIRAMFDFQLEDGFIVDCVYRDTTIEAHNYRDTKPPLAAWAVSKVFGISKDTLFVKEMYPKLKKYHEWWYMKRDHDGDGLCEFGSTDGSLIAAKWESGMDNAIRFDDSKILKNSEGAFSLNQESVDLNAYLYAEKEYLSKLALVLGNHIDSKRFQKEADELRGKIQTQFYSEEDGWFYDTSLDGTQFIKGAGSEGWTPLWAKVASLDQARAVKEKMMNPEMFFTKVPFQTMAKDHPKFDPMNGYWRGPNWLDQAYFGIKGLRNYGFNKEADLATINIINGAEGLLKRGVSIRENYHPLTGKGLYAQNFSWSAAHIIMMLTKSNEISNKSN from the coding sequence ATGATAAATAAAGCACTTGCCACGGGTATAGTGGGTTTTTCACTATTTATTTCTTGTGAAAAGCAGCCCACTGGATTGATGGATAAAAATCAATTTTTGAATCTTGAGACTTCTCGAAATGTATTAGATTTTCAAGGAACACCCCAGAATGTAAAAGATAGAGATATGCTGATGTATTCAGATCAAGGAGCTTGGTTTGCGTATAGTTTTAGTGATCTTCCTTCCTATGGAGGTTTTTCTGGGCCCTTTCTTATGACTCAGCAAAACGGTGTATGGGTAAGCAAACAGCTAGCTCAAATTGAACTTACCGATAAAGATGGAACTCCATTAATTGATTGGCAAAATGATAGCCAACAATTAGAAAGCTATACTAGTCATTTAATGCAAGAATTTAAAAATGAGAGAGCCACAGTGAATCAGCAATTAGTCTTTAGTTCACCTCATACTGCGTTACAGCAAATAGAGCTTACCAATCTTTCGAATCAAAGTATGGAAGTTACGTTAACTGTAAGCGGAAGAGTTTTTGAAGGATTAGATATTACACTTGAAAAGGAAGGAAGTTATATTAAGCTTCTGTCTAAAAAATCACAAGCTGTTGGCTATATAGGAGTTATTGGAGAACGGCCCTTGTTGGCAGTAACAGATAGCACTTCATACACTCTTAAAAAACCAACGTTTAAATTAGGTCCTAAGGAAGTTAAGAAAATAGTAATTACCAATACGTTTATTTTTCCAGAATATTCTTGGAATAAGGAGAAAAACTACTTGGAAGAAATTGATTTTGATGCGGTACTTCTAGAAAGAAAAATAGAAAAGAATAAAGAACTATCAACGGTGTTTGGCTATATGAATCCAGATTTAGTTAGTCAAGCTCACAGAATGGTATTAGCAAAATCAATACTTACATTACAGAATAATTGGAGGATACCAGCCGGGGAATTAAAACATCAAGGATTATTTCCAAGTTATCATTATGAATGGTTTCATGGGTTCTGGTCTTGGGACTCCTGGAAGCATGCCGTTGGACTCTCATTTTACAACGAAGGGTTAGCAAAGGACCAAATCAGAGCCATGTTTGATTTTCAATTGGAGGATGGTTTTATTGTGGATTGTGTCTACAGAGATACAACAATTGAAGCCCATAACTATCGAGACACGAAACCACCTTTGGCCGCATGGGCAGTATCAAAGGTGTTTGGAATATCAAAGGATACTCTTTTTGTTAAGGAAATGTATCCAAAGCTTAAAAAATATCATGAGTGGTGGTATATGAAACGGGATCATGATGGTGATGGTTTGTGTGAATTTGGATCTACTGATGGAAGTTTAATTGCCGCTAAATGGGAAAGCGGTATGGATAACGCTATACGATTTGACGATTCTAAAATACTTAAAAATAGTGAAGGAGCCTTTTCTCTTAACCAAGAAAGTGTAGATCTTAATGCGTATCTATATGCTGAAAAGGAGTATCTTTCTAAGTTGGCCCTGGTATTGGGTAATCACATCGATTCGAAAAGGTTTCAAAAAGAAGCTGATGAGTTAAGAGGTAAGATACAAACTCAGTTTTATAGTGAAGAAGATGGATGGTTTTATGATACTTCTTTAGATGGAACTCAATTTATAAAGGGTGCAGGAAGCGAAGGCTGGACTCCATTATGGGCAAAGGTGGCTTCTTTAGATCAGGCCAGGGCTGTAAAGGAGAAAATGATGAATCCAGAGATGTTTTTTACTAAGGTTCCTTTTCAAACAATGGCAAAAGATCATCCAAAATTTGATCCGATGAATGGATATTGGAGAGGGCCTAATTGGTTAGATCAAGCGTATTTTGGAATAAAAGGATTACGTAATTATGGTTTTAATAAGGAAGCTGATTTGGCTACAATTAACATAATAAATGGAGCAGAAGGTCTTTTAAAAAGAGGAGTTTCTATTAGAGAAAACTATCATCCGCTTACAGGTAAGGGGTTATATGCTCAAAATTTTAGTTGGAGTGCTGCTCATATTATAATGATGCTTACTAAATCCAATGAAATATCAAACAAAAGTAACTAG
- a CDS encoding RNA polymerase sigma factor, whose product MTSQFIIKEIQNRNQQVYKKLFGDLYRELVIYANGFLFDKASSEDMVQEVFIHLWEHAKDITIRDSIKSYLYAMVRNRCLNYLKSIKVNDSLHLLDFNNILDTSFDLDSLSSSDKQILHRQLQLVIEQLPKKMQQIVEMRFVNNYKYGEIAAELGVSVNTVKTQLQRAKLKISAALTQLILLLLHHLN is encoded by the coding sequence TTGACCTCCCAATTCATCATAAAAGAAATTCAAAACAGAAATCAGCAGGTTTATAAAAAACTGTTTGGTGATCTCTATCGAGAACTGGTAATATATGCCAACGGATTTCTGTTCGACAAAGCCTCAAGTGAAGATATGGTTCAAGAAGTTTTTATTCATTTATGGGAACATGCGAAGGATATCACAATACGAGATTCCATCAAATCGTATCTTTATGCCATGGTTAGGAATCGTTGTCTTAACTATTTAAAATCCATTAAGGTAAATGACTCCTTACATCTTTTGGATTTCAATAACATACTAGATACTAGTTTTGATTTAGATTCGCTTTCGTCATCCGATAAGCAAATTCTCCATAGGCAACTACAACTTGTCATTGAACAACTGCCAAAGAAAATGCAACAAATTGTTGAGATGCGTTTTGTAAACAATTATAAATATGGAGAAATTGCTGCAGAACTGGGAGTGTCTGTAAATACTGTTAAAACACAATTACAACGGGCAAAACTGAAAATTTCTGCTGCTTTAACCCAATTAATCTTGTTACTCCTACATCACCTTAACTAA
- a CDS encoding FecR family protein, producing the protein MEFKLILKKIEGTLSPEEQIIFDNWYLQSQRHRDYFHRVTQMKQPIGDIDTLKAYEKISKRLYRRKPSKLYYKIAAAALLLILISLPFVTNKNNQKFPPSTNEITKPSQTPILIGTDKAVLTLEDGSEIALEKDANFQNNYANSNGKELVYTSSSKNNNTSSIAYNTLSIPRGGQFYIVLSDGTKVWLNSETKLKYPVTFSLTTTRKVELVYGEAYFEVSPSTMNQGQGFTVITQGQEVEVLGTQFNIKAYQDDNYIATTLVEGKVRIVGEQTSIQLQPGMQSKQDINSSKIQSLHVDIYNEISWKEGFFSFKNKPLKDIVKQLSRWYNIDIEIHNEKAAELEFNGVFNKHQKLENILNIIENTNEAKFEKKGTKIIMK; encoded by the coding sequence ATGGAATTTAAGCTTATTCTAAAAAAAATAGAAGGTACTCTCTCCCCTGAGGAACAAATTATTTTTGATAATTGGTATTTGCAATCACAACGTCATAGAGATTATTTTCACAGAGTAACTCAAATGAAACAACCCATAGGTGATATTGATACACTAAAGGCATATGAAAAAATAAGTAAAAGACTATATAGGAGAAAGCCTTCAAAATTATATTACAAAATTGCAGCGGCAGCATTGCTCTTGATTCTTATTTCTTTACCATTTGTAACGAATAAAAACAATCAAAAATTCCCTCCTTCTACAAATGAAATAACAAAACCATCACAAACTCCAATACTAATTGGAACAGACAAAGCGGTGTTAACTCTGGAAGATGGCTCAGAGATTGCCTTAGAAAAAGATGCTAATTTTCAAAACAATTATGCCAATAGTAATGGTAAAGAACTCGTTTACACCTCTAGCTCTAAGAACAACAATACTTCTTCAATTGCCTACAATACACTTTCCATACCTAGAGGAGGACAATTTTATATAGTATTATCCGATGGGACAAAAGTTTGGCTTAATTCAGAAACTAAACTGAAATATCCCGTAACCTTTAGTCTTACAACAACCCGAAAAGTAGAATTAGTGTATGGGGAAGCCTATTTTGAAGTATCTCCTAGTACCATGAATCAAGGACAGGGTTTTACAGTTATTACTCAAGGACAGGAAGTTGAAGTACTTGGAACTCAATTTAACATCAAAGCATATCAGGATGATAATTACATTGCTACAACACTAGTTGAAGGAAAAGTACGTATCGTTGGAGAACAAACTTCCATACAACTTCAACCAGGAATGCAATCCAAACAGGACATCAATAGCAGTAAAATTCAAAGTTTACATGTAGATATTTATAACGAGATATCGTGGAAAGAAGGATTCTTTAGTTTCAAAAATAAACCTTTGAAAGACATAGTTAAACAACTTTCAAGATGGTATAACATTGACATAGAAATCCATAATGAAAAAGCTGCTGAACTTGAATTTAATGGAGTATTTAATAAACATCAAAAACTGGAAAACATTCTTAACATAATAGAAAACACTAACGAAGCAAAATTTGAAAAAAAAGGAACTAAAATCATTATGAAGTAA
- a CDS encoding SusC/RagA family TonB-linked outer membrane protein, with the protein MKSKFNNLLMRYGEHIFMNMMKTFIFLCCFTTFAFSSKAGFSQNSKIVIKTDSSLTVEEVFELIKEQTEYTFIYRSDLFTNAPKVAVKKGIIKTETLLKKSLSYGNIIYSFTPDGAILLEKTTDSGPSAPQILVSGMVTDHLGAPLPGATVSIKGNETTGTQTDFDGNYSIRIPSSNTILVFRYLGFTTKEITVGSNTTINVTLQEDAQSLDEIVVIGYGTQKKSDVTGAISTVKNDQLTQVVTTSPTDALQGRVSGVTVTSSGSPGSAADVMIRGIGTFGSNQPLYIVDGVQADPYFIDANNIASIEVLKDAASGAIYGTKAANGVIIITTKRGKEGKPMVEINSSMNFNSQRKEMKLLDAAGYLSVHRAMYENAGASLPQYVLNPPTADTDWIGETHKSGELYMLNARVSGASEFINYSIGGSFADEKGILIGSEFMKKGLVANLGISKGKLKADINLNYNETYREGFKFSLRETFQISPLIPIYDPTKQSGYGYRSGDLPDHRNPIAEDHFLNGYNKSKYFLGNFGLTYEVVKGLYAKANFSVSNLNSYTFNFNQPFRARDVQEEGREYAFISERNSEERRINQEYTLNYNFDVKEHAFSLLAGYQRILEPYRYTYAQAEGYKIEKDEDGNDIKVPANILDPSFNTLSAFGDGTYSASGSRAEYSLVSHFGRVNYSFKDRYLVQASVRKDGSSKFGRNYRYGNFPSFALGWKITGEDFMKDQELFNFLKLRYSWGQAGNDSALNYYSYIALISQGKSQDDGGYVFGDPQTSHQGGIATMLENDNLKWETNTSSNIGIDFASLENKLQGAINYYSSNTSDLLITKVLQGSGGLDNPIINVGEFKNSGLEFELGYTNKEHAFQYNAFATFTTINSEVVRLSSKDQVIYGVGLKFGSDHFANQTRVGYEPGAFFLPVASGIFQNQAEIDAHNLNGSPIQPAAEPGDIRFIDQNNDGTIDEKDAIYQGSAIPKFEYSLNLGSNYKNFDFNVFFQGVGGNKIYNGNSFEMLGMDSGRNFRTETLNAWTPSNTNTNMPRAVLGDPNGNNRASTRFLHKGDYLRLKTIQLGYTLPKEVSSKLLVEKFRMYITGQNLVTFSNYDGLDPEVGGSIISRGIDRDLYPKNKSIILGVQLQF; encoded by the coding sequence ATGAAATCTAAATTTAACAATCTCCTTATGCGATATGGGGAGCACATTTTTATGAACATGATGAAAACATTTATCTTTTTATGTTGTTTTACAACATTCGCTTTCTCCTCTAAAGCAGGGTTTTCACAAAATTCAAAAATTGTCATTAAAACAGATTCATCACTCACAGTTGAAGAAGTTTTTGAGCTCATAAAGGAGCAAACAGAGTACACTTTTATTTATAGATCTGATTTGTTCACTAATGCTCCTAAAGTCGCTGTAAAGAAAGGAATTATTAAAACTGAGACGCTCCTTAAAAAAAGTCTTTCATATGGAAATATTATATATTCCTTTACACCGGATGGGGCCATTTTACTAGAAAAAACAACTGACAGTGGTCCTAGTGCACCCCAAATTTTAGTTTCAGGTATGGTTACTGATCATCTCGGTGCTCCTTTACCAGGGGCAACGGTTTCTATTAAAGGAAATGAAACCACAGGTACTCAAACTGATTTTGACGGAAATTACTCTATTAGAATCCCTAGTTCAAATACAATACTTGTATTTAGGTACCTTGGGTTTACAACCAAAGAAATCACTGTGGGCTCCAATACAACCATCAATGTGACACTGCAAGAAGATGCACAAAGTCTAGATGAAATTGTGGTTATTGGGTATGGTACACAGAAAAAAAGCGATGTAACAGGAGCTATAAGTACTGTCAAGAATGATCAACTTACCCAAGTAGTGACAACCAGCCCTACTGATGCACTACAAGGAAGGGTATCTGGAGTGACAGTAACCTCCTCAGGAAGTCCAGGGTCCGCAGCTGATGTAATGATTCGTGGTATTGGTACATTTGGAAGTAATCAGCCTCTTTATATTGTGGACGGTGTACAGGCTGATCCCTATTTTATTGATGCTAATAATATTGCATCAATTGAAGTACTGAAGGATGCTGCCTCAGGAGCAATATATGGAACTAAAGCTGCCAATGGGGTCATAATTATTACCACTAAAAGAGGAAAAGAGGGTAAACCCATGGTAGAGATTAATTCTTCTATGAATTTTAATTCTCAACGAAAAGAAATGAAATTACTCGATGCAGCTGGTTATCTTAGTGTGCACAGAGCTATGTATGAAAATGCAGGTGCATCTTTACCGCAATATGTACTAAACCCGCCAACAGCTGACACTGATTGGATTGGGGAAACACACAAATCAGGTGAACTCTATATGCTAAATGCTCGTGTAAGTGGAGCTTCCGAATTTATCAATTACAGTATTGGCGGTAGTTTTGCTGACGAAAAAGGAATACTTATAGGCTCTGAGTTTATGAAAAAAGGGTTGGTTGCTAATTTAGGCATCTCCAAGGGCAAGTTAAAGGCGGATATTAACCTAAACTATAACGAAACCTACAGAGAAGGGTTTAAATTCTCCCTGAGAGAAACTTTCCAAATATCCCCTCTTATCCCAATTTACGATCCTACCAAACAATCTGGATATGGATACAGAAGTGGTGATTTACCTGATCATAGAAACCCAATTGCTGAGGATCATTTTCTAAATGGCTACAATAAATCAAAATACTTTCTAGGAAATTTCGGATTAACCTATGAAGTTGTAAAGGGATTATATGCTAAAGCCAATTTTTCAGTTTCAAACCTAAACAGTTATACTTTTAATTTTAATCAGCCTTTTAGAGCCAGAGATGTTCAAGAAGAAGGGCGAGAATATGCTTTCATTTCTGAAAGAAACAGTGAAGAAAGAAGAATCAATCAAGAATACACCTTAAATTACAATTTCGATGTTAAGGAGCATGCTTTTTCACTATTAGCAGGATACCAGCGTATTTTAGAGCCCTATCGTTATACCTATGCACAGGCCGAAGGATATAAAATAGAAAAGGATGAAGACGGAAATGACATTAAAGTTCCAGCGAACATACTTGATCCCTCTTTCAACACCCTAAGTGCTTTTGGTGATGGAACCTATTCAGCATCTGGCTCCCGAGCCGAATATTCACTTGTTTCACATTTTGGAAGAGTTAACTATTCTTTTAAAGATCGATACCTGGTACAGGCTAGTGTTCGTAAAGATGGTAGTTCTAAATTTGGTAGAAACTATCGATATGGAAATTTCCCTTCATTCGCATTAGGATGGAAAATTACAGGGGAAGATTTTATGAAAGATCAAGAGTTATTTAACTTTTTAAAATTAAGATATAGTTGGGGACAAGCTGGTAATGATTCCGCATTAAATTACTATAGTTATATCGCTCTAATTTCTCAAGGTAAAAGTCAAGACGATGGAGGCTATGTTTTTGGAGATCCTCAGACTTCACATCAAGGAGGTATTGCTACCATGCTTGAGAACGACAATTTAAAATGGGAAACCAACACCTCATCCAATATCGGTATTGATTTTGCTAGTTTAGAAAACAAATTACAAGGTGCAATTAACTACTACAGTAGTAACACTAGTGATCTATTAATTACCAAGGTATTGCAAGGATCAGGAGGTCTTGATAATCCTATTATTAATGTAGGTGAGTTTAAAAATAGTGGACTTGAATTTGAGTTAGGATATACCAATAAAGAACATGCCTTTCAATATAATGCCTTTGCAACTTTTACCACCATTAACAGTGAAGTTGTACGCCTGAGTAGCAAGGACCAGGTAATTTATGGGGTAGGACTTAAATTTGGATCTGATCATTTTGCCAATCAAACCCGTGTTGGATATGAACCAGGAGCATTTTTCCTTCCTGTGGCTAGTGGAATTTTCCAGAATCAAGCAGAAATAGATGCACATAACTTAAATGGTAGTCCTATACAACCAGCAGCAGAACCTGGTGATATTCGATTTATTGATCAAAATAATGACGGAACCATTGATGAAAAGGATGCTATCTATCAGGGAAGTGCAATTCCAAAATTTGAGTATAGCTTAAACCTGGGCTCGAACTACAAAAACTTTGATTTTAATGTATTTTTCCAAGGTGTAGGTGGAAATAAAATCTATAATGGAAATAGTTTTGAAATGCTAGGAATGGATAGTGGCAGAAATTTCAGAACAGAAACTCTCAATGCATGGACCCCTAGTAATACAAATACTAATATGCCAAGGGCAGTATTGGGTGACCCTAATGGAAATAATCGCGCTTCTACCCGATTCCTTCACAAAGGAGATTATCTAAGACTAAAAACAATTCAACTAGGTTATACCCTCCCTAAAGAGGTGAGTTCTAAACTGTTGGTTGAAAAATTCAGAATGTATATTACCGGACAGAATTTGGTTACCTTCAGTAACTATGATGGACTTGATCCTGAAGTGGGTGGATCTATAATATCTAGAGGTATTGACCGCGATTTATATCCAAAGAACAAGTCTATAATTTTAGGAGTACAATTACAATTTTAA
- a CDS encoding RagB/SusD family nutrient uptake outer membrane protein, which produces MKKVYIYWVMIMLLGTAACNDDEFLTRVPHDQLTSKLYWRDVNDAESGLVAAYSQLESRSEFWDGWQEGRPVVEYFRSDYALPGPDASNYSHWMSMFNFTYDNAHTFINIIWKTNYKGLNYANQVIDQVGKMSDEQISETDRKRIVGEATFLRAYYHFKLITLYEQIILRDEMITVDNIDKLLSSRQEVWDLILKDFSEAAEMLPENVASKDLGRATKGAALAYLGKAYLHKAGDPTSASGDDFTNAAATFKKIVDAGTYQLEPDYLSIFNGENENNQESIFELQFKSGDATSWNATRLHAFIGDWCIGGWGGIEASISLVNDMKKEGMIANNGLYDNRLYGTLYFKDPFYNDPQTNEMQGYTWDVLVADTYGSADAKDQTAYFRKWLPNYVWNNSYIGLNVVLMRYADVMLMYAEALNETNQPALAIPLINQVRSTHGNMPPTTATTQSEVREQIKHERTMELTLESTRFFDLRRWGMLDQAMQAAGRTNFNAVKHSYLPVPLTEIQANPAVN; this is translated from the coding sequence ATGAAAAAGGTATATATATATTGGGTAATGATAATGCTGTTAGGTACAGCAGCCTGTAATGATGATGAGTTCTTAACAAGAGTTCCTCATGATCAGTTAACCTCTAAGCTCTATTGGAGGGATGTCAATGATGCGGAATCAGGATTGGTAGCAGCCTATAGCCAACTAGAATCAAGAAGTGAATTTTGGGACGGATGGCAAGAGGGACGCCCTGTTGTGGAGTATTTTAGATCTGATTATGCCCTCCCAGGACCTGATGCAAGTAATTATTCTCATTGGATGTCAATGTTTAATTTCACATATGATAATGCACATACCTTTATAAATATTATTTGGAAGACTAATTATAAAGGACTGAACTATGCCAATCAGGTTATAGATCAGGTTGGGAAAATGAGTGACGAGCAAATTTCGGAAACTGATCGTAAGCGCATTGTGGGGGAAGCTACATTCCTTCGTGCCTATTATCATTTTAAACTAATAACACTCTACGAACAAATTATTTTAAGAGATGAAATGATTACCGTAGATAATATTGATAAACTACTTTCAAGTCGTCAAGAAGTTTGGGATTTAATCCTAAAAGATTTCAGTGAGGCTGCCGAAATGCTTCCTGAAAATGTAGCTTCTAAAGATTTGGGTCGTGCTACAAAAGGAGCCGCTCTGGCCTATTTAGGCAAGGCCTATTTACATAAGGCTGGAGATCCTACCTCTGCATCAGGTGACGATTTTACCAACGCTGCAGCTACATTTAAAAAAATTGTTGATGCTGGAACTTATCAATTAGAACCTGATTATTTGAGTATATTCAACGGAGAAAATGAAAACAACCAAGAATCAATTTTTGAATTGCAGTTTAAAAGTGGAGATGCCACTTCATGGAATGCTACCAGACTTCATGCATTTATAGGTGATTGGTGCATTGGCGGATGGGGAGGTATTGAAGCTAGTATTTCCCTTGTAAACGACATGAAAAAAGAAGGTATGATTGCCAATAATGGCCTATACGATAATCGTTTATATGGAACTTTGTATTTTAAAGACCCTTTCTACAATGACCCTCAAACTAATGAAATGCAAGGGTATACCTGGGATGTATTAGTTGCCGACACCTACGGGTCTGCAGATGCAAAGGACCAAACTGCATACTTTAGAAAATGGTTACCAAACTATGTATGGAATAACAGCTATATAGGACTCAATGTGGTTTTAATGCGATATGCTGATGTAATGCTCATGTATGCTGAGGCTCTCAATGAAACCAACCAACCAGCCCTAGCAATTCCATTAATTAATCAAGTACGCAGTACTCACGGGAATATGCCTCCTACAACAGCAACAACCCAAAGCGAAGTTCGTGAGCAAATTAAGCATGAAAGAACTATGGAGCTGACATTAGAATCTACACGCTTCTTCGACCTTAGACGTTGGGGTATGCTAGATCAAGCAATGCAAGCAGCTGGTAGAACAAATTTTAATGCAGTTAAACATTCTTATTTACCAGTGCCACTTACAGAAATTCAAGCCAACCCAGCGGTAAATTAA
- the hchA gene encoding glyoxalase III HchA: MGSIKQFMGMAPKKEGDKLYSPSNLALKMAVKDKTDYDHSVYENGRKGQEVKILIIGTEEDQLVMQNGSSFLTGNHPVELFVPMLHWKKAGFKFDFATPTGKEMKLEHWAMPNQDKAVMEIYEDCKDQIKNPLSLKNLVSQLTDTIDYAAVFIPGGHGAVIDLPKSKEVQEVLFWAKEKDKFIISICHGPAAFLAAGINEQKENFIFNGYYMAAFPDSMDKLLPKMGYLPGKMPWYFGKELQELGMSIVNKIANGQVYQDRKLITGDSPLAANKLGKLSTLRLLEEF; this comes from the coding sequence ATGGGAAGTATTAAACAATTTATGGGTATGGCACCTAAAAAGGAAGGTGATAAGCTCTACAGTCCCTCAAATCTTGCCTTAAAAATGGCAGTAAAGGATAAGACCGATTATGATCATTCTGTGTATGAAAATGGCCGTAAAGGGCAAGAAGTGAAGATTTTAATCATTGGGACAGAAGAAGATCAACTTGTGATGCAAAATGGATCCTCGTTTTTAACAGGGAATCATCCAGTAGAGTTATTTGTTCCCATGCTACATTGGAAAAAGGCTGGTTTCAAGTTTGATTTTGCCACTCCCACTGGTAAGGAAATGAAATTAGAACATTGGGCGATGCCAAATCAGGATAAAGCTGTCATGGAAATATATGAGGACTGTAAAGACCAAATAAAAAATCCTTTAAGTTTGAAAAATTTAGTTAGTCAACTTACGGATACCATTGATTATGCGGCAGTGTTTATCCCAGGAGGTCATGGCGCTGTTATCGATTTGCCAAAAAGTAAAGAGGTACAGGAAGTTTTATTTTGGGCCAAAGAAAAGGATAAGTTTATTATATCTATTTGTCATGGGCCAGCTGCATTTTTAGCTGCTGGTATAAATGAACAAAAGGAAAATTTTATTTTTAACGGGTATTATATGGCAGCTTTTCCAGATAGTATGGATAAACTGCTTCCCAAAATGGGATATTTACCTGGAAAAATGCCATGGTATTTTGGAAAGGAACTTCAGGAGTTGGGTATGTCAATAGTAAATAAAATTGCCAATGGGCAGGTGTATCAGGATAGGAAACTTATAACAGGTGACAGTCCACTAGCAGCTAATAAGCTTGGAAAGTTGTCTACATTACGCTTATTGGAAGAATTCTAA
- a CDS encoding NAD(P)H-dependent oxidoreductase produces the protein MEVLELAKARYAAKKYDSNKRIPQETVDALKEVLRLSPSSINIQPWKFTFVQNKEVKSQLAAASLHNESKINEADLLVVFSVADDLEEFQHVVDTNLPDGLRNWYNSIKNEIPEEHLRVWLSKQVYITMGVALSAAVSLGLDSTPMEGIETDKYVEILGMTTYKPLFAIAFGYAAEDDYNRPEVTPKSRRELEDVVETI, from the coding sequence ATGGAAGTATTAGAATTAGCAAAAGCAAGATACGCTGCCAAAAAATATGATAGCAATAAACGTATACCACAAGAAACTGTTGATGCCTTAAAGGAAGTTTTACGGCTATCTCCTTCATCTATTAATATTCAGCCTTGGAAATTTACCTTTGTACAAAATAAAGAGGTAAAAAGCCAATTAGCAGCAGCATCTTTACATAATGAGAGCAAGATCAACGAAGCAGATTTATTGGTTGTTTTTAGTGTAGCTGATGATCTAGAGGAATTCCAGCATGTAGTAGATACCAATTTGCCTGATGGATTACGGAATTGGTATAATTCTATAAAAAATGAGATTCCTGAAGAACATCTACGTGTTTGGTTGTCAAAGCAAGTTTATATAACTATGGGAGTTGCTTTAAGTGCCGCAGTTTCCTTAGGATTGGATTCTACTCCAATGGAAGGTATTGAGACTGATAAATATGTTGAAATTTTAGGGATGACCACCTATAAGCCACTTTTTGCAATAGCTTTTGGTTACGCGGCAGAGGATGACTATAATAGGCCAGAAGTTACGCCTAAGTCTAGAAGAGAATTAGAAGATGTAGTAGAAACCATTTAA